One stretch of Lacrimispora sphenoides DNA includes these proteins:
- a CDS encoding ABC transporter substrate-binding protein, with protein sequence MGKWRKRLCMSAFIGALTAAALIYRDQHRETVLEFGMFTGSNWDVASANSFKIIDKAVKRFEESHPNVKIHYYSGIAKEDYSEWCARKLLEGEMPDVFMVLDSDFDKFTSLGVMKDLDELMTGDNTFHKEDFFTTALNTGQRNGRQYALPYETVPTLMFVNKSLLAKEKIQMPREDWTWEDMYEICRKVTKDTDKDGLLDQFGTYNYSWRDAFYTSGGKLYDENQEQISFTDSRVLDAIKYIKRLNDLNQGQSVTQEDFNEGRVAFMPLTFAEYRTYKTYPYRIKKYTRFQWDCITFPAGREGKNISKVDALLMGINSKTKHERLAWEFLKQLTYSTEMQMDVYLYSQGVPALKSVASSKEGANIIQEDMDEGEQVISSTLLYNVIEDGIIESKLLQYQQIMNLADGEVSKILQENKNVDSSIKIFQRTVSKYLQQQK encoded by the coding sequence ATGGGGAAGTGGAGAAAGCGCCTTTGCATGAGTGCCTTCATAGGGGCGCTGACTGCAGCGGCCTTGATTTACCGCGATCAGCATAGGGAAACAGTTCTGGAATTCGGCATGTTCACAGGGAGCAACTGGGATGTGGCCAGTGCCAACAGCTTTAAGATCATAGACAAAGCGGTGAAACGCTTTGAGGAATCTCACCCCAATGTGAAGATCCATTATTACAGCGGAATTGCGAAAGAGGATTATTCGGAATGGTGTGCCCGCAAGCTTTTGGAAGGGGAGATGCCGGATGTGTTCATGGTTCTGGATTCGGACTTTGACAAGTTCACTTCCCTGGGAGTTATGAAGGATTTAGATGAGCTGATGACAGGAGATAATACCTTTCATAAAGAGGATTTTTTTACCACGGCCTTGAATACGGGGCAACGCAATGGACGTCAGTATGCTCTTCCCTATGAAACAGTACCCACTCTCATGTTTGTAAATAAATCTCTGCTGGCAAAGGAGAAGATCCAGATGCCGAGGGAGGACTGGACCTGGGAGGATATGTATGAAATATGCAGGAAGGTGACAAAAGATACGGATAAGGACGGACTTTTGGATCAGTTCGGCACTTATAATTACAGCTGGCGGGATGCGTTTTACACCAGTGGAGGAAAACTGTATGACGAAAACCAGGAACAGATTTCCTTTACCGACAGCCGGGTCCTGGACGCAATCAAATATATCAAACGGCTGAATGACCTAAACCAGGGACAGAGCGTTACCCAGGAAGATTTTAATGAGGGTAGGGTCGCGTTCATGCCACTGACCTTTGCGGAATACCGTACCTATAAGACCTATCCTTACCGGATCAAAAAGTACACCAGGTTTCAGTGGGACTGTATCACTTTCCCGGCGGGAAGGGAAGGAAAAAACATATCGAAGGTAGATGCACTATTGATGGGGATCAACAGCAAGACAAAGCATGAAAGATTGGCATGGGAATTTTTGAAACAGCTGACCTATAGTACGGAAATGCAGATGGATGTATACTTATACTCTCAGGGAGTTCCAGCCTTAAAGAGTGTAGCTTCCTCTAAAGAAGGGGCAAATATCATACAGGAGGACATGGATGAGGGAGAACAGGTAATCAGCAGCACCCTGCTGTATAATGTCATTGAGGATGGTATCATTGAGTCTAAGCTATTGCAGTACCAGCAGATCATGAATCTGGCCGATGGGGAGGTATCCAAGATTCTGCAGGAAAATAAAAATGTTGACAGCAGCATAAAAATATTTCAGAGAACGGTCAGTAAATATTTGCAGCAGCAGAAATAA
- a CDS encoding response regulator transcription factor — protein sequence MIKVLIADDQELIRQSLQIVLNSRQDMTVTDVAADGQEVIRCVRKNVPDVILMDVRMPKMDGVQCTKIIKESYPQIKIIILTTFDDDEYVYNALKYGASGYMLKGVSMDELVGAITTVYNGWAMINPDIATKVLRFFSQMAQADDTISVREKNMDELTKTEWKIIAQVEKGASNKEIAKALNLSEGTVRNYLSTILNKLDLRDRTQLAIWAVQTNVRKRIET from the coding sequence ATGATTAAAGTATTGATTGCGGATGATCAGGAATTGATTCGTCAGAGCCTGCAGATCGTATTAAACAGCAGGCAGGACATGACGGTGACCGATGTGGCTGCAGATGGCCAGGAGGTGATCCGGTGCGTGAGGAAGAACGTGCCAGATGTGATTTTAATGGATGTGCGGATGCCAAAGATGGACGGAGTGCAGTGCACAAAGATCATTAAGGAAAGCTATCCACAAATTAAGATCATTATACTGACCACCTTTGATGATGACGAATACGTGTATAACGCGTTAAAATACGGGGCAAGCGGGTACATGCTGAAAGGGGTTTCCATGGATGAGCTGGTAGGAGCCATTACAACGGTTTACAATGGCTGGGCGATGATTAATCCGGATATTGCAACAAAGGTACTGCGTTTCTTTTCTCAGATGGCCCAGGCGGATGATACCATATCTGTCCGGGAGAAAAATATGGACGAACTGACTAAAACGGAATGGAAGATCATCGCCCAGGTGGAGAAGGGGGCCAGCAACAAGGAAATAGCAAAGGCCTTGAACCTTTCTGAGGGAACGGTCCGCAATTACCTGAGTACGATTTTAAACAAGCTGGATTTAAGGGACCGCACCCAGCTGGCGATCTGGGCTGTCCAGACCAATGTAAGAAAGCGGATAGAAACTTAG
- a CDS encoding helix-turn-helix domain-containing protein produces MDTLGGRLKHARKNKGFTQDSLAETIGVSRGVIFNLEKNKTEPQTIVINAICQTLNINKDWLMNGSGEMENTARINQRAKILTELYEVIKGLSEDEQLYLLDTIKALKTRLGGESK; encoded by the coding sequence ATGGATACATTAGGCGGACGCCTAAAACATGCCCGCAAAAATAAAGGGTTTACCCAAGATTCCTTAGCTGAAACTATTGGAGTATCGCGTGGTGTTATATTCAATTTAGAAAAAAATAAAACAGAGCCACAAACTATAGTCATAAATGCCATCTGCCAGACCCTTAATATAAACAAAGACTGGCTAATGAATGGCTCGGGGGAGATGGAGAACACTGCAAGAATAAATCAGAGGGCAAAGATATTAACTGAATTATATGAAGTAATTAAGGGATTATCAGAAGACGAACAGCTATATTTGCTTGACACCATCAAAGCCTTGAAAACACGCCTTGGTGGGGAAAGCAAATAG
- a CDS encoding DUF3788 family protein, which yields MPKQLLRDVNIFPTSEVIHEALREASVSYEQFLYRLSESFPEMSLDWRYYKDGKAWLCKGSKRKKTIFWLSVWEGFFKLSFFFTEKTCSGVMDLEIAEELKMQLRNAAMIGKLIPLICDMSDECQLEDLFTVMKYKAALK from the coding sequence ATGCCAAAGCAATTATTAAGAGATGTAAATATTTTCCCTACTTCTGAAGTTATCCATGAAGCATTGAGGGAAGCCTCCGTATCATATGAACAGTTTCTGTACAGGCTGTCAGAGTCTTTTCCCGAAATGTCACTTGACTGGCGGTATTACAAGGATGGGAAGGCATGGCTTTGCAAAGGCAGCAAACGGAAAAAGACTATATTTTGGCTTTCTGTTTGGGAAGGCTTTTTCAAGTTATCTTTTTTCTTCACTGAGAAGACATGCTCTGGCGTAATGGATTTGGAGATCGCAGAAGAATTAAAAATGCAGTTGCGAAATGCCGCAATGATCGGAAAACTAATACCACTTATTTGTGATATGAGCGATGAGTGTCAGTTAGAGGACTTATTTACCGTAATGAAATATAAAGCGGCTTTGAAATAA
- the lepB gene encoding signal peptidase I translates to MKRSVKTYRPKHAAATNYSSQSFWLSLIKCTVTAVAVAVIFNTMFGIAAVSGTSMEPTLYDGDIIIFWKQSSSYERGDIIFIKANGREDYVKRICGISGDVLGFDDDNGLFLLNGEVQKEQYIYERTYGKPKIGYPLKVSEDQFFVMGDHRSDSLDSRNYGTVSKKQINGKALILFRGRL, encoded by the coding sequence ATGAAGAGGTCAGTAAAAACTTATCGGCCAAAACATGCCGCAGCAACGAATTACTCCAGCCAGTCATTCTGGCTCTCACTTATAAAATGTACTGTGACTGCGGTGGCGGTAGCGGTGATTTTTAATACAATGTTTGGAATTGCAGCTGTATCAGGGACCTCGATGGAACCGACTCTTTATGATGGGGATATAATCATATTTTGGAAACAATCAAGTTCATATGAAAGAGGGGATATTATATTTATTAAGGCAAATGGACGGGAAGATTACGTCAAGCGAATCTGCGGTATTTCCGGAGATGTGCTGGGGTTTGATGATGATAATGGACTTTTTCTTTTAAATGGAGAAGTACAAAAAGAGCAGTATATCTATGAAAGGACTTATGGGAAGCCGAAAATCGGTTATCCGCTGAAGGTTTCCGAAGATCAGTTTTTTGTTATGGGAGATCACCGAAGTGATTCACTGGACTCCCGCAACTACGGCACTGTAAGTAAAAAACAGATCAATGGAAAAGCTCTCATCCTATTTCGTGGCAGGTTATAA
- a CDS encoding VOC family protein, which produces MSRESSNRVKINRINIVVDCADAGIMADFYSKLLGWEWTHPQANGWAAITSPTGSVIAFQEVEGYNPPVWPWEPERQGQMLHLDLLVDNLDEGVKHAIECGAKEAGYQFFNTSRTMLDPSGHPFCIDTED; this is translated from the coding sequence ATGAGCCGGGAAAGCAGCAATCGTGTTAAAATTAACAGGATAAATATTGTCGTTGACTGTGCTGATGCAGGTATTATGGCTGATTTTTATAGTAAGCTTTTGGGATGGGAATGGACGCATCCGCAGGCAAACGGCTGGGCCGCTATTACATCTCCTACAGGTTCAGTAATTGCGTTCCAAGAGGTGGAAGGCTATAACCCTCCTGTTTGGCCGTGGGAACCGGAAAGACAGGGGCAAATGCTTCATCTTGATTTATTGGTAGACAATCTTGATGAAGGAGTGAAACATGCGATTGAATGTGGTGCAAAAGAAGCGGGTTATCAATTTTTTAATACATCCAGAACCATGTTGGACCCTTCCGGTCATCCTTTTTGTATTGATACCGAGGATTAG
- a CDS encoding DUF7601 domain-containing protein has translation MKISKQRRLVSWLLVLMMVLNVFSPLNNVWAGGLDTLNDSSDSVIEISNHDNVATGSQAHKPDSSGEEEKTNPTDEPDETEELDEGQVNEPTTATDSNASTPSGIVSLQPEFMDMVPKDVTELLGNLTISIKQNGSSVTEIIAGQNFTAEGSFDVPVEGDGISDPDQYVSYGDFAILKLDDNITIVGSPTLNLTFNGEKVGTLTFENSQVRIDFNGEVLKDPGISNVNCEFGATMKYTGSDVTEENPKNNVYILGKEFTVKAPEIPITQTQSKTGRLSDDKTQIEWTVKVNAKKGSDISLLGYKFQDHLTNVGEYVEDSFMINGSEPSPKVIPDASNLLSYEFGDVKGEQIITFRTMIPAEMLINGGTINNTAKFGKDTLVNTNTVPITIQRKNLIKKEGKPGDGLSEGTYNPNDRTITWTITVNQDQIPLQDLTITDNLPTSPAGLSWKSAKWEYESAADTWAELTAGDGLTNVPTYTTEPGSGQYTLTGTTSKKVRLTIVCDVANDAYVGAVKTYHNTATLTWTGKPNGTFSDSADVGIGFDSLTKGYVSTNYPLRQIEWKVTVDLKKQSGFHDTSSLKVYDLLIYGNSVNLDSTNLNTLVGEEYKKIAPMYGQKVVNESGTENENWTKNGLNFTIQPVMVSSTRVGDLLVVSGFNTDKAYTYNFKSQVLDPNIFAANTGKDISNTASLYYGTVHLDDGNAGTIYNSSVLSKQVLKAGTKTVGDSGNGFNSLDKTAVFRLNINKDGFDLTGADIENGKLGKVTVTDTLPVGWSFVDIGSDVKYQLYTSSDTPVTDDSEIIESTNISGQNATFVFKKLDKAYYILVKAQLSDDQYLKYLEASYTNGRTDPYQTATNTVKMTAEGDNKWNPETTTSVQVSTQFLIKNVNTSKEPLEWTIKFNPYDLPDLKNIKITDKIPVGLELPFERNGSLNLTAFHITEYDQMINGAFPTSGGNVLTTEQLQDRISYDKDSRVLTFTPTDGKLYLIVYTTEVTGNVGTSLKNQVSVSGSSIDGTGTNASYQVDSSHASATLVRNGYIDIRKVNTQNQIIDGAVFTLYTDKTLQNPVLTSIMRPDGTLRINPIPAPKAFGDPAFTYYLKETTVPDTYESDNMIYIVTVAKDSNNKTITTVAGKTAGEVLTVINYQPDTVGNLSIRKMVDGNAGDINKDFNFTIRLIGQNIDGTYNYIGSGNKENGQLIITNGLGTVQLKHNESITITGLPKDTTYLVTESDYTGDGYQTTFSGEHGTIEINKTQTAEFNNTKYLPGSLVINKTVAGNTNETGPFEFTVTFTMPDGTSDDNSYDYTITGDAITKQIKNGGTLSISDGQSAVITGLPMDTIYTVTEKDYSASGYSSASTGSSGKIETDKVQTASFVNTKYLPGSLTIKKTVAGNSNETGPFEFTVTFTKPDGTPDDSSYGYTITGDSLAKHIKSGGTISIADGQSATITGLPKDTDYTVIEKDYSTNGYSTASIGSTGTIRTDEEHVAAFINTKILPGSLTISKTVAGSGADTKKKFDFTVTFNASGTYSYMGKGVSDGTIKSGDKISLADGESITITGLPDGTKYQVTEANYTSERYTAAQTGDSGIIRTLETSIAAFTNTYRKPTSSGGGGGGKTPSVKPKQPDPTKPDPTEPTEPGTPTTEVKPREEMTPQELYDVYGEVPLGYIVGSNGKLHPIGLPKTGDDMSDDIIIYGFLIISALLGLTSSGILWRKHFDK, from the coding sequence TTGAAAATAAGTAAACAAAGACGGCTGGTAAGCTGGCTGTTGGTACTAATGATGGTACTGAACGTGTTTTCGCCGCTCAACAATGTTTGGGCTGGAGGACTGGATACATTGAATGACAGTTCTGACAGTGTAATTGAGATCAGTAACCATGACAACGTCGCTACCGGTAGTCAGGCGCATAAGCCGGATTCATCCGGGGAAGAGGAAAAAACCAATCCCACGGATGAACCGGATGAAACGGAAGAATTGGATGAAGGCCAGGTGAATGAACCAACCACAGCCACAGATTCCAACGCTTCCACGCCTTCCGGCATAGTAAGTCTTCAGCCGGAATTTATGGATATGGTACCAAAGGATGTAACAGAATTACTTGGTAATTTAACCATATCAATCAAGCAGAATGGTTCATCTGTCACAGAAATCATTGCTGGACAGAATTTTACAGCAGAAGGTTCCTTTGATGTACCGGTTGAGGGAGATGGCATAAGCGATCCAGACCAGTACGTTAGCTATGGAGACTTTGCAATACTGAAGCTGGATGACAACATAACAATCGTAGGTTCCCCAACACTTAATTTAACGTTTAACGGAGAAAAGGTAGGGACTCTTACTTTCGAGAATAGTCAGGTAAGAATCGACTTTAATGGAGAGGTACTTAAGGATCCGGGCATATCAAATGTCAACTGTGAATTCGGTGCCACCATGAAATACACCGGCTCCGACGTAACGGAAGAAAACCCAAAAAACAATGTTTACATTTTAGGAAAGGAGTTTACTGTCAAGGCACCGGAGATTCCAATCACACAGACCCAGAGCAAAACCGGCCGGCTTTCCGATGACAAGACACAAATTGAATGGACTGTCAAAGTAAACGCAAAGAAGGGCAGCGACATTTCTTTACTTGGCTATAAATTCCAGGACCATTTGACGAATGTTGGTGAGTATGTGGAAGATTCGTTTATGATCAATGGCAGTGAACCAAGTCCTAAGGTCATTCCTGATGCCAGTAATCTGTTATCCTATGAATTTGGAGATGTGAAAGGAGAACAGATCATCACCTTTCGCACGATGATTCCTGCGGAGATGCTGATCAATGGCGGTACAATCAATAATACCGCAAAGTTCGGAAAAGATACGCTGGTTAATACAAATACTGTTCCAATAACCATTCAAAGAAAAAATTTGATAAAAAAAGAGGGTAAGCCAGGAGACGGGCTGAGTGAAGGTACATATAACCCCAATGACCGCACGATTACATGGACTATCACCGTTAATCAAGATCAGATACCCTTACAGGACTTGACCATCACTGATAATCTTCCCACCAGCCCTGCAGGATTAAGCTGGAAGTCAGCGAAATGGGAATATGAATCAGCGGCAGATACATGGGCAGAACTCACTGCCGGCGATGGGCTGACTAATGTACCAACCTATACAACGGAACCCGGGAGCGGACAGTATACGCTGACTGGAACTACCAGCAAGAAAGTTCGGCTGACGATTGTATGTGATGTCGCAAATGATGCATATGTAGGGGCAGTTAAAACCTATCACAACACCGCGACACTGACTTGGACCGGTAAACCAAATGGAACCTTTTCGGATAGCGCCGATGTAGGCATTGGTTTTGACAGCCTTACAAAAGGTTATGTATCAACGAATTATCCCTTGCGCCAAATCGAATGGAAAGTAACCGTTGACTTAAAAAAACAATCAGGCTTTCATGACACTTCAAGCCTTAAAGTATACGACCTTTTGATTTACGGTAACTCTGTAAACCTGGACAGCACAAACCTTAATACTTTGGTTGGCGAAGAATACAAAAAGATAGCACCAATGTATGGTCAGAAAGTTGTTAATGAAAGTGGGACCGAGAATGAAAACTGGACTAAGAATGGTCTGAATTTTACCATCCAACCAGTTATGGTAAGTTCTACACGCGTAGGTGACCTTCTTGTGGTCAGTGGGTTCAATACTGACAAGGCATACACTTATAATTTCAAATCACAGGTTCTCGATCCGAACATCTTTGCCGCAAATACAGGCAAAGATATCAGCAATACTGCTTCCCTGTATTATGGAACAGTACATTTAGATGACGGAAATGCCGGAACCATTTATAACAGCAGCGTTTTAAGCAAGCAGGTACTTAAAGCCGGAACAAAGACTGTTGGCGATAGTGGAAATGGATTTAACTCACTGGATAAGACCGCAGTATTCCGCTTAAACATTAATAAGGATGGCTTTGACCTGACTGGTGCAGACATTGAAAACGGAAAACTGGGCAAGGTGACAGTGACAGATACATTACCCGTTGGCTGGTCGTTTGTTGACATAGGTTCTGATGTGAAATATCAGCTTTATACAAGCAGCGATACTCCGGTTACGGATGATTCGGAGATTATTGAAAGCACTAATATTTCCGGCCAAAATGCAACATTTGTGTTCAAAAAACTGGATAAAGCCTATTACATTTTAGTAAAGGCACAGCTCTCTGACGACCAGTATTTAAAATATCTGGAGGCATCATATACAAATGGAAGAACCGATCCATATCAAACTGCGACAAACACGGTCAAGATGACTGCAGAAGGTGATAATAAATGGAATCCGGAAACTACAACATCGGTTCAAGTATCAACTCAATTCCTGATTAAAAATGTAAATACGAGCAAAGAACCACTGGAGTGGACAATTAAATTTAATCCCTATGATTTACCGGATTTGAAAAATATAAAAATCACGGATAAAATACCCGTAGGACTTGAACTTCCTTTTGAACGGAACGGCTCCCTGAATCTTACCGCTTTCCATATCACAGAGTATGATCAGATGATAAATGGAGCATTTCCAACCTCAGGAGGAAATGTGTTAACCACGGAGCAGCTGCAGGACAGAATCTCGTATGATAAAGATTCGCGCGTATTGACCTTTACCCCTACAGACGGCAAGTTATATCTGATCGTTTATACGACCGAGGTAACCGGTAATGTCGGCACCAGCTTAAAGAATCAGGTCTCCGTGTCTGGCAGTTCAATCGATGGTACTGGCACCAATGCCTCTTATCAAGTCGATAGTTCTCATGCCAGCGCGACCTTGGTGCGCAATGGCTACATTGACATCCGTAAGGTTAATACTCAGAATCAGATCATTGACGGCGCTGTGTTTACATTATACACAGATAAAACACTTCAAAACCCTGTTTTGACCAGCATCATGCGGCCGGATGGTACATTGAGAATCAACCCGATTCCTGCGCCAAAAGCTTTTGGCGATCCTGCGTTTACCTACTATTTAAAGGAAACAACGGTTCCTGACACCTATGAATCAGACAATATGATTTATATTGTGACCGTTGCAAAGGATTCAAATAATAAAACCATTACTACGGTAGCAGGAAAAACAGCGGGTGAGGTTCTAACAGTTATAAACTACCAACCAGACACAGTTGGCAATCTATCCATACGCAAAATGGTTGATGGCAATGCAGGTGATATCAACAAAGATTTTAATTTCACCATTAGGCTTATCGGCCAAAATATAGACGGCACTTACAACTATATAGGCTCCGGCAATAAAGAAAACGGCCAGCTTATTATCACGAACGGTCTTGGAACGGTTCAGCTTAAGCATAATGAAAGTATCACAATAACCGGACTTCCGAAGGATACCACCTATCTGGTAACTGAATCTGACTACACCGGCGATGGTTATCAGACTACCTTTTCAGGTGAGCATGGTACTATCGAAATTAATAAGACACAGACAGCTGAGTTTAACAACACAAAATATCTGCCCGGTAGCCTGGTCATCAACAAAACGGTTGCTGGAAACACCAATGAGACCGGTCCATTTGAGTTCACAGTTACCTTCACAATGCCGGACGGTACCTCTGACGACAACTCCTATGACTACACCATAACAGGAGATGCTATAACGAAACAAATCAAGAACGGCGGTACACTTTCTATCTCTGACGGGCAAAGCGCCGTCATAACCGGACTTCCAATGGATACAATCTATACGGTAACTGAAAAAGATTATTCCGCAAGCGGATACTCCTCTGCCTCCACTGGTTCGTCCGGTAAAATTGAAACCGACAAAGTGCAGACAGCATCCTTCGTAAACACAAAATATCTTCCTGGTAGTCTGACTATCAAAAAAACTGTTGCCGGAAACAGCAACGAAACCGGTCCTTTTGAGTTCACTGTTACCTTCACAAAACCGGACGGTACACCAGATGACAGCTCCTATGGCTACACCATTACAGGAGATTCTCTGGCGAAACACATTAAGAGCGGCGGTACAATTTCTATCGCTGACGGGCAAAGCGCCACCATAACCGGACTTCCAAAAGACACGGACTATACGGTAATCGAAAAAGATTATTCTACAAACGGATATTCTACCGCATCTATAGGCTCAACCGGTACCATCAGGACAGATGAGGAACATGTAGCTGCCTTCATCAACACGAAGATTTTGCCCGGTAGCCTGACCATCAGCAAGACAGTTGCAGGAAGCGGCGCTGATACCAAAAAGAAGTTTGATTTCACTGTAACCTTTAACGCAAGTGGTACCTATTCCTATATGGGAAAGGGAGTTTCTGACGGAACCATCAAAAGCGGTGATAAGATCTCACTTGCCGACGGGGAAAGCATCACCATCACCGGATTACCCGACGGAACCAAATATCAGGTGACAGAAGCCAACTATACCTCTGAAAGATACACTGCCGCACAAACAGGAGACTCAGGCATTATCCGTACACTTGAAACATCAATTGCTGCATTTACCAACACATACCGCAAACCCACTAGCTCAGGCGGTGGCGGTGGCGGAAAGACACCTTCCGTAAAGCCCAAACAGCCGGATCCGACAAAGCCAGATCCAACCGAGCCTACCGAGCCAGGTACACCAACGACCGAAGTAAAACCCAGGGAAGAGATGACCCCCCAAGAGCTATATGATGTTTATGGTGAAGTACCTCTTGGCTATATCGTAGGTTCAAATGGAAAGCTCCATCCGATTGGCCTTCCAAAAACCGGTGATGACATGTCCGATGATATCATAATTTACGGATTTCTTATCATCTCGGCACTTCTAGGCCTGACATCTTCGGGCATATTGTGGAGAAAGCATTTTGATAAGTAA